Proteins co-encoded in one Parcubacteria group bacterium genomic window:
- the rsmH gene encoding 16S rRNA (cytosine(1402)-N(4))-methyltransferase RsmH, with translation MSESLQIPVMLEEAVNGLNLKPGALVIDATVGGGGHAEAILNATAPNGRLLAIDWDQDAIGRSQKRLAKYNHPLAPSLRTKEGEAKRVIFKQANYTETKRIAYEQRFYPVSAVLLDLGVSRDQLKDESRGFSFNTEGPLDMRFSDQGTLTAREIVNTWPEKSLERIFTEYGEERHAARAAQAIAAARKRAPINTTRELADVVVRGAGGRGRYRIHPATRIFQALRIATNGELENLKRALPELVSLLAPGGRMAVLSFHSLEDRIVKFFFRDAARAQAPTITLVNKKVKKPTRAEALANKPSRSAKLRIIQKT, from the coding sequence GAAACCCGGAGCGCTTGTCATAGATGCAACCGTGGGCGGAGGGGGACACGCGGAAGCGATCCTTAACGCAACGGCCCCAAACGGGAGGCTCCTCGCCATTGACTGGGACCAGGACGCGATCGGGCGTTCACAAAAACGCCTTGCAAAGTACAACCACCCCCTCGCCCCCTCCTTGAGGACAAAGGAGGGGGAAGCAAAGAGAGTCATCTTCAAACAAGCAAATTATACCGAAACAAAACGAATTGCGTATGAACAACGATTTTATCCGGTTAGCGCTGTACTACTGGATCTGGGTGTATCTCGCGATCAACTCAAAGACGAGTCTAGAGGATTTAGTTTCAACACTGAAGGACCGCTAGACATGAGGTTTTCTGACCAGGGGACGCTAACCGCGCGCGAGATAGTGAACACCTGGCCAGAGAAATCTCTGGAACGAATATTCACCGAATATGGTGAAGAGCGGCACGCCGCTCGCGCAGCACAGGCAATAGCCGCTGCGCGCAAGCGCGCGCCCATCAACACCACCCGAGAACTGGCAGACGTAGTTGTGCGCGGAGCCGGAGGGCGCGGTAGGTACCGCATCCACCCCGCTACCCGCATTTTCCAGGCTCTGCGCATAGCTACCAACGGTGAATTGGAAAACCTCAAGAGGGCCCTGCCCGAGCTGGTTTCGCTGCTCGCTCCGGGCGGGCGCATGGCGGTATTATCGTTCCATTCCCTGGAGGACCGCATCGTGAAATTCTTTTTTAGGGATGCGGCGCGCGCCCAAGCGCCAACCATCACCCTGGTAAACAAGAAAGTCAAGAAACCAACCCGCGCCGAGGCGCTCGCGAACAAGCCTTCGCGGAGCGCCAAGCTGCGCATTATACAAAAAACGTAG
- a CDS encoding penicillin-binding protein 2, whose amino-acid sequence MVPRSRLNASASLSPVRLSLMIGVIFIFGATLAYRLADLQILRAAEILERAQSQHGTVRVLMAERGKIFIGERASGTEYPVATNRAFSQLYIVPKDIGNAEAAFTALVPLLEPYGLDGETLRYRLGKENDIYEPLLHKLTKEELAPFEQLGMPGLAWEPEEWRYYPEGGLVAHVTGFVGSASEEKTGQYGLERLFDAELAGKDGSISGATDSSGRLIQNAALERIEPEPGIDLVLTIDRTLQTYACQKLSERVAQVAASGGTAIIVDPASGAVLVMCSVPGFDPNNYNEVADISVYLNPAIAGTYEPGSIFKPFTMAAALNEEALTPQTTYTDEGFMVVGEHRLNNFDGQGRGLVDMVAVLEQSLNTGAVFAQQSIGSGTFREYVETFGFGRSTDIELPNEVSGNISSLKKRGDIWAATASFGQGITVTPLQIVMGYAALANGGTLMKPYIIAEKRRSDAVVSRTEPLAVDTVVSPRTSAIISGMLVSVVREGYDNHGGVPGYYIAGKTGTAQIAEGGAYGRKTMHSFAGYGPVDAPRFAMLIKLDAPENGRFASGTAAPLFGDIAKFIMQYYEVPPDEAL is encoded by the coding sequence ATGGTTCCCCGCTCTCGCCTTAACGCGTCCGCGTCCCTCTCGCCGGTCCGCCTCAGTTTGATGATTGGGGTTATTTTTATATTCGGGGCAACGCTTGCATACCGGCTCGCGGATCTGCAGATTCTGCGCGCGGCCGAGATTCTGGAGCGCGCCCAAAGCCAGCACGGAACCGTGCGCGTGTTGATGGCGGAACGGGGCAAGATATTCATCGGCGAGCGCGCATCCGGCACCGAATATCCGGTTGCCACAAACCGCGCGTTCAGCCAGCTGTACATTGTGCCTAAAGATATCGGGAATGCGGAAGCCGCGTTTACCGCGCTTGTGCCGCTCCTTGAGCCGTACGGCCTGGATGGAGAAACGCTGCGCTATCGCCTGGGCAAAGAGAACGATATCTACGAGCCGCTTCTGCATAAACTCACCAAAGAGGAGTTGGCGCCGTTTGAACAGCTGGGCATGCCGGGATTAGCATGGGAACCCGAAGAGTGGCGCTACTATCCGGAGGGCGGGCTCGTGGCCCACGTCACCGGGTTTGTGGGGTCCGCAAGCGAAGAGAAAACAGGGCAGTACGGGCTTGAGAGGCTCTTTGATGCAGAGCTCGCCGGGAAAGACGGATCCATTTCCGGGGCCACGGATTCGTCCGGGAGGCTCATACAGAACGCGGCCTTGGAACGCATTGAGCCCGAGCCCGGCATTGACCTTGTCCTCACCATAGACCGGACCTTGCAGACATACGCGTGCCAAAAGCTTTCGGAGCGCGTTGCCCAGGTGGCCGCTTCCGGCGGAACCGCCATTATCGTGGACCCCGCAAGCGGGGCCGTGCTCGTGATGTGCTCGGTTCCCGGCTTTGACCCGAATAACTACAACGAGGTTGCGGACATCAGCGTGTATTTGAACCCGGCCATTGCCGGAACTTATGAGCCGGGCTCAATCTTTAAGCCGTTTACCATGGCAGCTGCCTTGAACGAGGAGGCGCTCACCCCGCAGACCACGTACACAGACGAGGGGTTTATGGTTGTCGGAGAGCATCGTTTGAATAATTTTGACGGACAGGGGCGCGGGCTCGTGGACATGGTTGCCGTGTTGGAGCAGTCGCTCAACACGGGCGCGGTGTTTGCCCAGCAGAGCATCGGATCAGGCACGTTCCGCGAGTACGTGGAGACGTTCGGGTTCGGCAGGAGTACAGACATTGAGCTGCCGAACGAGGTTTCCGGGAACATTTCATCCCTCAAAAAGCGGGGCGACATCTGGGCTGCCACGGCCTCGTTCGGGCAGGGAATCACCGTAACTCCGCTCCAGATTGTGATGGGATATGCAGCCCTGGCAAATGGTGGTACACTGATGAAACCCTATATTATTGCCGAAAAGCGGCGGTCTGATGCTGTGGTAAGCCGCACTGAGCCCTTAGCCGTGGATACGGTTGTAAGCCCCCGCACGTCTGCCATCATCTCGGGCATGCTCGTGTCCGTGGTCAGGGAGGGGTATGATAACCACGGGGGCGTGCCAGGGTACTACATTGCGGGCAAGACCGGAACCGCGCAGATTGCGGAGGGCGGGGCGTACGGCAGAAAGACCATGCACTCGTTTGCGGGCTACGGCCCGGTGGATGCTCCGCGGTTCGCCATGCTCATCAAATTGGATGCCCCCGAGAACGGCAGGTTTGCGTCGGGAACTGCCGCTCCTCTGTTCGGGGACATTGCCAAATTCATTATGCAGTACTACGAAGTTCCGCCGGATGAAGCACTATGA